A single window of Culicoides brevitarsis isolate CSIRO-B50_1 chromosome 3, AGI_CSIRO_Cbre_v1, whole genome shotgun sequence DNA harbors:
- the LOC134836137 gene encoding acyl-CoA Delta-9 desaturase, giving the protein MPPNATNDVTGVLNEDDAETFDGGLSKDITPLKKAENRKLKLVWRNIILFGYLHLAALYGAWLCLSSAKWLTVFFAIFLYVISALGITAGAHRLWAHRSYKAKLPLKILLALFNTIAFQDCAMHWARDHRVHHKYSETDADPHNATRGFFFSHVGWLLCRKHPDVIEKGKKLDISDLEADPVLHYQKKYYMVLMPICCFILPTIIPMYVWGETFKNAWFVCAMFRYTFVLNVTWLVNSAAHKWGDKPYDKAINPSQNPSVAIFAFGEGWHNYHHVFPWDYKTAELGGYHFNFSTAFIDFFAKIGWAYDLKSVSDEIIEKRVRRTGDGSHHLWGWGDKDQDASEKRDAKITHLKHI; this is encoded by the exons ATGCCACCAAACGCCACAAATGACGTAACTGGTGTGCTAAATGAAGATGACGCTGAAACTTTCGATGGAGGGTTGTCAAAAGATATAACACCACTGAAGAAAgctgaaaatagaaaattgaaattagttTGGAGAAATATTATTCTTTTCGGATATCTTCATTTAGCTGCTTTATATGGTGCCTGGCTTTGTTTATCATCTGCTAAGTGGCTTACAGTATTTTTTG CAATTTTTCTCTACGTTATATCGGCCTTAGGGATAACAGCTGGAGCACACAGGCTATGGGCACATCGCAGTTACAAAGCAAAGTtaccattgaaaattttactagCTCTGTTTAATACAATTGCTTTTCAAGATTGTGCAATGCATTGGGCAAGGGATCACAGAGTGCATCATAAATACTCAGAAACAGATGCTGATCCTCACAATGCAACACG gggttttttcttttctcatgTTGGTTGGTTACTTTGCCGAAAGCATCCGGATGTCatagaaaaagggaaaaaactaGATATATCTGATTTGGAAGCAGACCCAGTTTTacattatcaaaaaaagtacTACATGGTATTGATGCCTATCTGTTGCTTCATTTTACCAACTATAATACCAATGTATGTTTGGGgagaaactttcaaaaatgctTGGTTTGTTTGCGCCATGTTCAGATACACATTCGTCTTAAATGTTACATGGTTGGTCAATAGTGCCGCTCATAAATGGGGTGACAAACCTTATGATAA agCTATTAACCCTTCACAAAATCCTAGTGTTGCTATTTTTGCTTTTGGTGAAGGATGGCACAACTATCATCATGTTTTTCCCTGGGATTATAAGACTGCAGAGTTGGGAGggtatcattttaatttttcaactgcgttcatcgattttttcgctaaaattgGCTGGGCCTATGACTTAAAGTCAGTTTCCGATGAAATAATCGAAAAGCGAGTGCGGCGAACAGGAGACGGATCTCACCACTTATGGGGCTGGGGAGACAAGGATCAAGATGCGAGTGAAAAAAGAGATGCAAAAATAACTCATCttaaacatatataa
- the LOC134836135 gene encoding protein dispatched isoform X6, translated as MGFYYKLLTNRPHILILAVILFSGSCIIAGYTFNKLPDFSDPTIGFESRGTIIGEKLTAWKNLLSDNKLLVANPKELLLAAEIEKINNKQLQRRKNINQLKLNKIQNKYQLNQSQIKNDENFINIERRDRTKYVKNSSILTHDQNENVLGNEEKLHGQFKKKLVNKPDKIEGFFCDSPRFEYAHFVIKKRNQGKNSSLLNIEDFLAICDMEQRLTMVKGFDFICERKITSQKCCRAWSFPNYISLLAGKNNCFELNDTDIRMIKQLIVKCFPYYQSLKLNRNCAESKCQVPENCTTHNAVFNIFHFLSNFDLIKDSSAFLKETIIFLPIAKSSKALTFYENIDKSILNNGRVEIVGMDLGLKNILFDKYLVEDAFLIVGGALFVIICMWLYTSSLFITTMTIAAIFFSLGISYFLYTLVFKINFFPFMNVMAVVIIIGIGADDAFIFMKIWNTSLSDYTTHSQTKNLQVYLTLCKTLEHAGVSMFVTSFTTSAAFFASIISSITAIRCFGIFAGTLVLVNYFLMMTWLPAIVSIRGKTNLEFRLFKFKNIWRPTLKLIQCLENNIIKLVNMYSIFTIICLSIIGIYSSFVVLCKPQLQLPDTVDFKLFVKEHPFEMYDTKYKNRFWFERVHSMYG; from the exons ATGGGTTTCTATTACAAATTGCTGACAAACCGACCTCATATACTGATTCTCGCAGTAATTCTGTTCAGTGGTAGTTGTATTATTGCTGGATATACTTTTAACAAACTGCCAGATTTTTCCGATCCAACAATA GGGTTTGAATCTAGGGGTACAATAATTGGGGAAAAATTGACTGCTTGGAAAAACCTCTTATCGGACAATAAACTCCTTGTAGCCAATCCTAAGGAGTTACTTTTAGCCGctgaaattgagaaaattaataataagcaATTACAAAGGCGTAAGAATATAAACcaactaaaattaaacaaaatacaaaacaaatatcaattaaacCAATCGCAaatcaaaaatgatgaaaattttataaacattgaAAGGAGAGATCGAACGAAATATGTTAAGAACTCTTCGATTTTGACACAtgatcaaaatgaaaatgtcttaggaaatgaagaaaagttGCATggtcagtttaaaaaaaaactagttaATAAACCGGATAAGATTGAAGGATTCTTTTGTGACTCACCAA gaTTTGAATATGCACAttttgttatcaaaaaaagaaatcaaggaaaaaattcatctttaCTGAACATTGAAGACTTTTTGGCTATTTGTGATATGGAACAACGTTTGACGATGGTTAAAGGCTTTGACTTTAtatgtgaaagaaaaattacatcgCAGAAATGTTGTCGGGCTTGGAGCTTTCCAAATTACATAAGTTTATTAgcgggaaaaaataattgttttgaattaaat gaTACTGATATCAGAATGATTAAACAGTTAATAGTGAAATGTTTCCCATATTatcaatcattaaaattaaatagaaattgcGCCGAGTCGAAATGTCAGGTTCCTGAAAACTGTACAACACATAACGccgtttttaatatttttcattttttaagtaattttgacCTCATCAAAGATTCATCAGCTTTCTTGAAAGAaacgattatttttcttccgATCGCCAAAAGCTCAAAGGCTTTAACGTTTTACGAAAATATAGATAAAAG tATACTAAATAATGGAAGAGTAGAAATTGTTGGTATGGATTTAgggttgaaaaatatattatttgataaatatttggtTGAAGATGCATTCCTAATTGTTGGAGGTGCTTTATTCGTAATTATTTGTATGTGGCTCTATACATCGTCACTTTTTATAACAACGATGACAATagctgcaatttttttctccctcgGGATTTCGTATTTTCTATACACGttggtttttaaaataaatttctttcccTTTATGAACGTGATGGCAGTAGTTATAATTATTGGAATTGGTGCAGAtgatgcatttatttttatgaaaatatggaACACTTCACTGTCAGACTATACGACACATtcacagacaaaaaatttacaagtgTACTTAACATTATGCAAAACTTTAGAACATGCTGGTGTTTCTATGTTTGTAACATCTTTTACAACATCAGCtgcattttttgcttcaatcaTCAGTTCAATTACGGCTATAAGGTGTTTCGG AATTTTTGCAGGAACACTAGTGCTAgtgaattactttttaatgatGACATGGTTACCTGCAATCGTTTCAATCAGAGGAAAAACTAATTTAGAATTCaggctttttaaatttaaaaacatttggaGACCcactttaaaattgattcaatgcTTAGAAAACAATATCATCAAACTCGTAAATATGTATTCCATTTTCACAATAATTTGCTTga GTATTATTGGAATCTATAGCAGTTTTGTAGTTCTTTGTAAACCACAACTTCAACTTCCAGACACTGTGGATTTTAAACTATTCGTAAAAGAGCATCCGTTTGAAATGTAtgatacaaaatataaaaatcgattttggtTTGAACGAGTGCATTCA
- the LOC134836135 gene encoding protein dispatched isoform X4, whose protein sequence is MGFYYKLLTNRPHILILAVILFSGSCIIAGYTFNKLPDFSDPTIGFESRGTIIGEKLTAWKNLLSDNKLLVANPKELLLAAEIEKINNKQLQRRKNINQLKLNKIQNKYQLNQSQIKNDENFINIERRDRTKYVKNSSILTHDQNENVLGNEEKLHGQFKKKLVNKPDKIEGFFCDSPRFEYAHFVIKKRNQGKNSSLLNIEDFLAICDMEQRLTMVKGFDFICERKITSQKCCRAWSFPNYISLLAGKNNCFELNDTDIRMIKQLIVKCFPYYQSLKLNRNCAESKCQVPENCTTHNAVFNIFHFLSNFDLIKDSSAFLKETIIFLPIAKSSKALTFYENIDKSILNNGRVEIVGMDLGLKNILFDKYLVEDAFLIVGGALFVIICMWLYTSSLFITTMTIAAIFFSLGISYFLYTLVFKINFFPFMNVMAVVIIIGIGADDAFIFMKIWNTSLSDYTTHSQTKNLQVYLTLCKTLEHAGVSMFVTSFTTSAAFFASIISSITAIRCFGIFAGTLVLVNYFLMMTWLPAIVSIRGKTNLEFRLFKFKNIWRPTLKLIQCLENNIIKLVNMYSIFTIICLSIIGIYSSFVVLCKPQLQLPDTVDFKLFVKEHPFEMYDTKYKNRFWFERVHSSNSNYKLPLRFVWGVLPFDSGNYLDPLSRVTEPSCKIVLLKI, encoded by the exons ATGGGTTTCTATTACAAATTGCTGACAAACCGACCTCATATACTGATTCTCGCAGTAATTCTGTTCAGTGGTAGTTGTATTATTGCTGGATATACTTTTAACAAACTGCCAGATTTTTCCGATCCAACAATA GGGTTTGAATCTAGGGGTACAATAATTGGGGAAAAATTGACTGCTTGGAAAAACCTCTTATCGGACAATAAACTCCTTGTAGCCAATCCTAAGGAGTTACTTTTAGCCGctgaaattgagaaaattaataataagcaATTACAAAGGCGTAAGAATATAAACcaactaaaattaaacaaaatacaaaacaaatatcaattaaacCAATCGCAaatcaaaaatgatgaaaattttataaacattgaAAGGAGAGATCGAACGAAATATGTTAAGAACTCTTCGATTTTGACACAtgatcaaaatgaaaatgtcttaggaaatgaagaaaagttGCATggtcagtttaaaaaaaaactagttaATAAACCGGATAAGATTGAAGGATTCTTTTGTGACTCACCAA gaTTTGAATATGCACAttttgttatcaaaaaaagaaatcaaggaaaaaattcatctttaCTGAACATTGAAGACTTTTTGGCTATTTGTGATATGGAACAACGTTTGACGATGGTTAAAGGCTTTGACTTTAtatgtgaaagaaaaattacatcgCAGAAATGTTGTCGGGCTTGGAGCTTTCCAAATTACATAAGTTTATTAgcgggaaaaaataattgttttgaattaaat gaTACTGATATCAGAATGATTAAACAGTTAATAGTGAAATGTTTCCCATATTatcaatcattaaaattaaatagaaattgcGCCGAGTCGAAATGTCAGGTTCCTGAAAACTGTACAACACATAACGccgtttttaatatttttcattttttaagtaattttgacCTCATCAAAGATTCATCAGCTTTCTTGAAAGAaacgattatttttcttccgATCGCCAAAAGCTCAAAGGCTTTAACGTTTTACGAAAATATAGATAAAAG tATACTAAATAATGGAAGAGTAGAAATTGTTGGTATGGATTTAgggttgaaaaatatattatttgataaatatttggtTGAAGATGCATTCCTAATTGTTGGAGGTGCTTTATTCGTAATTATTTGTATGTGGCTCTATACATCGTCACTTTTTATAACAACGATGACAATagctgcaatttttttctccctcgGGATTTCGTATTTTCTATACACGttggtttttaaaataaatttctttcccTTTATGAACGTGATGGCAGTAGTTATAATTATTGGAATTGGTGCAGAtgatgcatttatttttatgaaaatatggaACACTTCACTGTCAGACTATACGACACATtcacagacaaaaaatttacaagtgTACTTAACATTATGCAAAACTTTAGAACATGCTGGTGTTTCTATGTTTGTAACATCTTTTACAACATCAGCtgcattttttgcttcaatcaTCAGTTCAATTACGGCTATAAGGTGTTTCGG AATTTTTGCAGGAACACTAGTGCTAgtgaattactttttaatgatGACATGGTTACCTGCAATCGTTTCAATCAGAGGAAAAACTAATTTAGAATTCaggctttttaaatttaaaaacatttggaGACCcactttaaaattgattcaatgcTTAGAAAACAATATCATCAAACTCGTAAATATGTATTCCATTTTCACAATAATTTGCTTga GTATTATTGGAATCTATAGCAGTTTTGTAGTTCTTTGTAAACCACAACTTCAACTTCCAGACACTGTGGATTTTAAACTATTCGTAAAAGAGCATCCGTTTGAAATGTAtgatacaaaatataaaaatcgattttggtTTGAACGAGTGCATTCA
- the LOC134836135 gene encoding protein dispatched isoform X5 translates to MGFYYKLLTNRPHILILAVILFSGSCIIAGYTFNKLPDFSDPTIGFESRGTIIGEKLTAWKNLLSDNKLLVANPKELLLAAEIEKINNKQLQRRKNINQLKLNKIQNKYQLNQSQIKNDENFINIERRDRTKYVKNSSILTHDQNENVLGNEEKLHGQFKKKLVNKPDKIEGFFCDSPRFEYAHFVIKKRNQGKNSSLLNIEDFLAICDMEQRLTMVKGFDFICERKITSQKCCRAWSFPNYISLLAGKNNCFELNDTDIRMIKQLIVKCFPYYQSLKLNRNCAESKCQVPENCTTHNAVFNIFHFLSNFDLIKDSSAFLKETIIFLPIAKSSKALTFYENIDKSILNNGRVEIVGMDLGLKNILFDKYLVEDAFLIVGGALFVIICMWLYTSSLFITTMTIAAIFFSLGISYFLYTLVFKINFFPFMNVMAVVIIIGIGADDAFIFMKIWNTSLSDYTTHSQTKNLQVYLTLCKTLEHAGVSMFVTSFTTSAAFFASIISSITAIRCFGIFAGTLVLVNYFLMMTWLPAIVSIRGKTNLEFRLFKFKNIWRPTLKLIQCLENNIIKLVNMYSIFTIICLSIIGIYSSFVVLCKPQLQLPDTVDFKLFVKEHPFEMYDTKYKNRFWFERVHSVIIKSGILSNSNYKLPLRFVWGVLPFDSGNYLDPLSRDVWMK, encoded by the exons ATGGGTTTCTATTACAAATTGCTGACAAACCGACCTCATATACTGATTCTCGCAGTAATTCTGTTCAGTGGTAGTTGTATTATTGCTGGATATACTTTTAACAAACTGCCAGATTTTTCCGATCCAACAATA GGGTTTGAATCTAGGGGTACAATAATTGGGGAAAAATTGACTGCTTGGAAAAACCTCTTATCGGACAATAAACTCCTTGTAGCCAATCCTAAGGAGTTACTTTTAGCCGctgaaattgagaaaattaataataagcaATTACAAAGGCGTAAGAATATAAACcaactaaaattaaacaaaatacaaaacaaatatcaattaaacCAATCGCAaatcaaaaatgatgaaaattttataaacattgaAAGGAGAGATCGAACGAAATATGTTAAGAACTCTTCGATTTTGACACAtgatcaaaatgaaaatgtcttaggaaatgaagaaaagttGCATggtcagtttaaaaaaaaactagttaATAAACCGGATAAGATTGAAGGATTCTTTTGTGACTCACCAA gaTTTGAATATGCACAttttgttatcaaaaaaagaaatcaaggaaaaaattcatctttaCTGAACATTGAAGACTTTTTGGCTATTTGTGATATGGAACAACGTTTGACGATGGTTAAAGGCTTTGACTTTAtatgtgaaagaaaaattacatcgCAGAAATGTTGTCGGGCTTGGAGCTTTCCAAATTACATAAGTTTATTAgcgggaaaaaataattgttttgaattaaat gaTACTGATATCAGAATGATTAAACAGTTAATAGTGAAATGTTTCCCATATTatcaatcattaaaattaaatagaaattgcGCCGAGTCGAAATGTCAGGTTCCTGAAAACTGTACAACACATAACGccgtttttaatatttttcattttttaagtaattttgacCTCATCAAAGATTCATCAGCTTTCTTGAAAGAaacgattatttttcttccgATCGCCAAAAGCTCAAAGGCTTTAACGTTTTACGAAAATATAGATAAAAG tATACTAAATAATGGAAGAGTAGAAATTGTTGGTATGGATTTAgggttgaaaaatatattatttgataaatatttggtTGAAGATGCATTCCTAATTGTTGGAGGTGCTTTATTCGTAATTATTTGTATGTGGCTCTATACATCGTCACTTTTTATAACAACGATGACAATagctgcaatttttttctccctcgGGATTTCGTATTTTCTATACACGttggtttttaaaataaatttctttcccTTTATGAACGTGATGGCAGTAGTTATAATTATTGGAATTGGTGCAGAtgatgcatttatttttatgaaaatatggaACACTTCACTGTCAGACTATACGACACATtcacagacaaaaaatttacaagtgTACTTAACATTATGCAAAACTTTAGAACATGCTGGTGTTTCTATGTTTGTAACATCTTTTACAACATCAGCtgcattttttgcttcaatcaTCAGTTCAATTACGGCTATAAGGTGTTTCGG AATTTTTGCAGGAACACTAGTGCTAgtgaattactttttaatgatGACATGGTTACCTGCAATCGTTTCAATCAGAGGAAAAACTAATTTAGAATTCaggctttttaaatttaaaaacatttggaGACCcactttaaaattgattcaatgcTTAGAAAACAATATCATCAAACTCGTAAATATGTATTCCATTTTCACAATAATTTGCTTga GTATTATTGGAATCTATAGCAGTTTTGTAGTTCTTTGTAAACCACAACTTCAACTTCCAGACACTGTGGATTTTAAACTATTCGTAAAAGAGCATCCGTTTGAAATGTAtgatacaaaatataaaaatcgattttggtTTGAACGAGTGCATTCA